In the Capillibacterium thermochitinicola genome, one interval contains:
- a CDS encoding glycosyltransferase family 2 protein codes for MTEFTASVLIPAFNEEAKIAETVRASQKIPGVTQIIVIDDGSTDQTGHEAEKAGATVIRSQKNRGKGGALNLGLTAASGEYLLLLDADLGATAQEGRKLLAMVTQGKADLAIGRFPAGSKKSGFGFVLYFARKVIRRFTGLTLSAPLSGQRALNQKALKALGGKFAEGFGVEVAMIIDLARQGLVIKEVPVAMAHRKTRRNLAGFLHRGRQFLHICLAVGRRLLQY; via the coding sequence GTGACGGAATTTACGGCCTCTGTCCTGATTCCGGCCTTCAATGAGGAAGCAAAGATTGCTGAGACGGTCCGGGCCAGCCAAAAGATTCCGGGTGTCACCCAGATTATTGTGATCGATGACGGTTCTACGGACCAGACGGGGCACGAAGCGGAAAAAGCCGGTGCTACCGTAATCCGGTCCCAGAAAAACCGGGGGAAAGGGGGCGCCTTAAACCTGGGCCTGACGGCGGCCAGTGGCGAATATTTGCTGTTATTGGATGCCGACCTTGGCGCGACAGCCCAGGAAGGGAGGAAACTCCTGGCAATGGTCACGCAAGGAAAAGCCGATCTCGCCATCGGCCGTTTTCCTGCCGGGTCCAAAAAGAGTGGATTCGGCTTTGTCCTTTATTTTGCCCGCAAAGTCATCCGCCGGTTTACCGGTTTAACCCTGTCCGCACCGCTTTCCGGACAACGGGCTTTGAACCAAAAAGCGCTTAAGGCTTTGGGTGGAAAATTCGCGGAAGGTTTTGGTGTGGAAGTGGCGATGATCATCGACCTGGCCCGGCAGGGCCTGGTCATTAAGGAAGTACCGGTGGCGATGGCCCACCGGAAAACCCGACGGAATTTGGCGGGTTTTCTTCACCGGGGACGGCAGTTTCTCCACATCTGCCTGGCGGTTGGGCGGCGGCTTCTTCAGTATTAG
- a CDS encoding copper transporter has translation MPLDFRYYISSLAAIFLALGIGIVIGGALMNNDAMGRRQEQLILNLEREFDQLRAEKKALQAGLADREVELEVLRQFNREVLPLMVNGLLTDRSIGIVKTNHTVPNTLKEDLITILELAGAQVRRHIDFSLWPPSPTAHQALAAHLGVREDDSWFNQVLSAFITEVVLGQEGAVLTSLQANSLIQLNQVAAGPVDTLILLGGSYEEKADRVDQLDLVLAKAAKEKGVTVVGVEPLAALKSYISRYKNAGLVTIDNIDTLPGQVALVLALAAGENGHYGVKNTARSLLPKTFLTRSARNGEGR, from the coding sequence ATGCCACTGGACTTCAGGTATTATATTTCCTCTTTGGCGGCAATCTTTCTCGCCCTCGGCATTGGGATTGTCATTGGTGGCGCATTAATGAACAACGACGCCATGGGAAGAAGGCAGGAGCAACTAATTCTAAATTTAGAACGGGAATTCGACCAATTAAGAGCGGAAAAAAAGGCATTGCAGGCCGGACTGGCTGACCGGGAGGTTGAACTGGAGGTCCTCCGGCAATTCAACCGGGAGGTCCTGCCTCTTATGGTCAACGGACTGCTTACCGACCGTTCGATTGGCATCGTCAAAACCAACCATACCGTACCGAATACCTTGAAGGAGGACCTAATCACCATCTTGGAGCTGGCGGGCGCTCAAGTCCGCCGTCATATTGATTTTAGCCTCTGGCCCCCTTCGCCCACCGCCCACCAGGCGTTGGCGGCCCATTTGGGTGTTCGGGAAGATGATTCCTGGTTCAACCAGGTTTTGAGCGCTTTTATCACCGAAGTAGTATTAGGCCAGGAAGGCGCTGTCTTGACTTCGCTACAAGCAAACAGTTTAATCCAGCTGAACCAAGTAGCGGCCGGTCCTGTTGATACCCTTATTTTGCTCGGTGGTAGCTATGAGGAGAAAGCGGACCGGGTTGACCAGCTTGATCTAGTTCTGGCGAAAGCCGCCAAAGAAAAAGGGGTAACCGTGGTTGGCGTTGAACCGTTGGCGGCGTTAAAGTCATATATTTCCCGCTATAAAAATGCCGGGCTGGTCACGATTGACAATATTGACACCCTTCCGGGACAGGTTGCTTTGGTATTAGCCCTGGCGGCGGGTGAAAACGGCCATTACGGGGTTAAAAACACCGCCCGGAGTCTGCTCCCGAAAACGTTCCTTACCCGGAGCGCCCGGAACGGGGAAGGAAGGTGA